From a single Nasonia vitripennis strain AsymCx chromosome 2 unlocalized genomic scaffold, Nvit_psr_1.1 chr2_random0001, whole genome shotgun sequence genomic region:
- the LOC107981528 gene encoding uncharacterized protein LOC107981528 isoform X2, producing the protein MNLKDFTTWDMTVNPKGKNGEDLKDVSPTKVKMIHLRFGVSIPSKSFTLIQKEKSPSKFLKKLARAIWTEYQLLNRAFLVQKCGTLDERSPRKTFTPVKKAVLRKLYFAFVKNHVVSKEDRKTARDEWRSILGDYISYLRKRYRTGKIRDPNKHLSSSSDSSSESEDSSSNEENEEDSI; encoded by the exons ATGAACTTAAAAGATTTCACTACGTGGGATATGACAGTAAATCCTAAGGGAAAGAATGGAGAAGATCTAAAAGATGTTTCTCCTACAAAA gTTAAAATGATTCATTTGAGATTCGGCGTATCAATTCCATCAAAGAGTTTTACTTTgatacaaaaagaaaaatcaccgtcaaagtttttgaaaaaacttgcAAGAGCAATCTGGACTGAATACCAGCTATTGAATAGAGCTTTTCTCGTACAAAAATGTGGAACTCTCGATGAACGATCACCCAGAAAAACATTTACTCCTGTAAAAAAAGCAGTTTTGAGGA AACTGTACTTCGCTTTTGTAAAAAATCACGTTGTTTCGAAAGAAGACCGCAAAACTGCAAGAGATGAATGGAGGTCTATACTTGGTGATTACATAAGTTATCTTAGAAAACGATATAGAACAG GCAAGATTCGTGATCCTAACAAGCATTTAAGTAGTTCATCAGACAGCTCAAGTGAATCTGAAGATTCATCATCTAACGAAGAGAATGAGGAAGattcaatttaa
- the LOC107981528 gene encoding uncharacterized protein LOC107981528 isoform X1, producing the protein MNNNNLIVDKSDNDNTNDDQINSLKVELQKSIHQERENMSVAYDAKIEKMNQQIYEMRMMMESINNSHSVPSAIQSPLKSISSDKTTTIEATSIKETSCRRTLTYDDSSAQGGTKRKINSNLTEEVSTCLKKQKIREMKNIIDSKFQIEPLQLIGEATASTSKETPKNDVLAEIDVNKKNNNGGIEGSNSSFMNDDNVDDLRDQNSDGIGENDCTFINKNYDENTDYLKQTYMKDDKTEKKR; encoded by the exons atgaacaataataatttgattGTTGACAAAAGTGACAATGATAACACGAACGATGATCaaataaatagtttaaaaGTAGAATTACAAAAGTCTATTCATCAAGAAAGAGAAAACATGTCAGTTGCTTATGAtgcaaaaatagaaaaaatgaatcaacaGATTTATGAAATGCGAATGATGATGGAAAGTATTAATAATAGTCATTCAGTACCATCAGCCATACAGTCTCcattaaaatcaatttcaaGTGACAAAACCACGACAATAGAAG CAACATCTATAAAGGAAACATCATGCCGAAGGACACTTACATATGATGATTCTTCCGCACAGGGTGGcaccaaaagaaaaataaacagtAATCTAACTGAAGAAGTCTCAACCtgtttgaaaaaacaaaaaataagagaGATGAAGAATATAATAGATTCTAAATTTCAAATAGAGCCACTTCAGTTAATAGGCGAAGCAACTGCCAGTACAAGTAAAGAAACACCCAAAAATGATGTTTTAGCAGAAATCgatgtaaataaaaagaataacaaTGGTGGAATAGAAGGAAGTAATTCCAGTTTTATGAATGACGATAATGTAGATGACTTGAGAGACCAAAACAGTGATGGAATTGGAGAAAATGATTgcacttttattaataaaaattatgatgaAAATACTGACTATTTGAAACAAACATATATGAAAGAtgataaaactgaaaaaaaaagataa
- the LOC116416224 gene encoding uncharacterized protein LOC116416224, producing the protein MGGPDDSKKKVEELEKKLAETMETIEKLKEKFAEKPEGKGEEEKAELGKKQAGNLPDKRAGRQERGGKWVRRRQYYAVKRHEQWLNKEAARRLHETEKERIRQEERGIIGSTIMRILDISRWKK; encoded by the exons ATGGGAGGCCCAGATGACAGTAAGAAGAAAGTGGAAGAGTTGGAAAAGAAGTTAGCTGAGACCATGGAAACCATCGAAAAACTGAAAG AGAAGTTTGCAGAAAAACCTGAAGGCAAAGGTGAAGAGGAGAAGGCTGAAT tAGGTAAAAAACAAGCAGGCAATCTTCCTGATAAGCGTGCTGGACGTCAAG AACGAGGTGGAAAGTGGGTCAGGCGCAGACAATATTATGCTGTCAAAAGGCATGAACAATGGCTGAACAAAGAAGCAGCAAGAAGACTTCATGAAACTGAAAAGGAACGCATTCGTCAAGAAGAAAGAGGTATTATAGGAAGCACAATTATGCGCATACTTGACATATCCCGCTGGAAAAAGTGA
- the LOC116416221 gene encoding uncharacterized protein LOC116416221 isoform X2 encodes MDIEQDTFINTDAQSTVIEDINVENIYDGDVEDTTYGTTEWNWRIELSKIILNNELNNIYGKIGNLKEFIEHKAFFEKISTTMNKSRGEIFLMILKFSISNELSFSGLINLFKLINSMFETPILPDSRHIIDKLVNPKEGVEYHVVCQECSVYLGKIGDIPSSSICNVCNSTINLKNNTDSTFFTLINPAQQISDLISNHEDYFYYVTNQRVHKQGHISDVYDGKKYTEFVKSLPNEEKDNYVTAVFNTDGAPKFKCSQYSIWPLYLMINELPKEIRTNKLVVCGLLFTNKKPNMTVFLDKFVDLVNKCRVPIKIKNEQRTLKIYVQTCCVDAVARAPVQGLTQYNGKYGCNWCLHPGEYHGIMKYPLMNAPIELRNHNDTVSLMLEAVPGKPPVFGVKNPSPLINLPKFDIIEGFTPDYMHMALEGVAKQLTSYHLDVLSDDVIKALDNKMNMITIPQQASRYCRRLSCRKDWKAREWENFVLYYSIVIFPSILSRKAMQHWLLFVEALYILLKDNIHIDELNKADEMLHQFVGEVQEIYNVKAMTYNVHILLHASKSVLNWGPLWTNSTFSFESANQHLLKAIKCAKGVSHQVARFINVCHSCSVVEEKVIHQADDDVVKYCNDILLRNVQNVHLSNSNILYFNRYKADDKLLHLLHLSTHSTEFFYKMVKNHCLYESHLISKTRSNNSFALLKDGQFIRIVAFIDDISDGIELTVCNYVQTKNCFTRAYKACQVIERIHEENIAIPTSSIEKIVVYMNVDKMYLCPMPNLLHY; translated from the exons ATGGATATAGAGCAGGATACTTTTATCAATACTGATGCTCAGTCTACAGTTATAGAG GATATTAATGTAGAAAATATCTATGATGGAGACGTAGAAGATACAACGTACGGCACAACTGAATGGAATTGGAGAATCGAACTATCTAAAATAATTCTGAACAAtgaattgaataatatatatggCAAGATCGGTAATTTGAAGGAGTTTATTGAGCATAAagctttttttgaaaaaatttcaacaacaaTGAACAAAAGTAgaggagaaatttttttaatgattttgaaatttagtATTTCTAATGAGTTATCTTTCTCTGgcttgataaatttattcaagCTCATTAATAGTATGTTTGAGACTCCTATATTACCAGATTCGCgacatattattgataaaCTTGTCAATCCGAAAGAGGGTGTGGAATATCACGTTGTTTGTCAGGAATGTTCAGTATATTTAGGAAAAATTGGAGATATACCATCTAGTAGTATTTGTAATGTCTGCAATTCTACAATTAATCTTAAGAATAATACCGATTCAACCTTTTTTACCTTAATAAACCCGGCACAACAAATTTCGGATCTTATAAGTAATCATgaggattatttttattatgtaaCGAATCAAAGAGTGCATAAGCAAGGGCATATTAGTGATGTTTATGAtggtaaaaaatatactgaGTTCGTTAAATCGTTACCAAATGAAGAGAAAGATAATTATGTTACTGCAGTATTTAATACTGACGGAGCCCCGAAATTTAAGTGCTCTCAGTATTCTATTTGGCCACTGTATCTGATGATCAACGAACTACCGAAAGAAATTAGAACAAATAAACTAGTAGTATGCGGATTACTGTTTACTAATAAAAAACCAAACATGACagtatttttagataaattTGTAGATCTTGTTAATAAATGTCGAGTTcctattaaaataaaaaatgaacaacGAACTCTGAAAATTTATGTACAGACATGTTGTGTTGATGCTGTTGCCCGAGCTCCCGTTCAAGGCTTAACTCAGTACAATGGTAAATATGGATGTAATTGGTGCTTACATCCCGGAGAATATCATGGAATTATGAAATATCCATTAATGAATGCACCAATAGAACTTCGAAATCACAATGATACTGTGTCTCTCATGTTAGAAGCGGTTCCGGGGAAACCCCCGGTCTTCGGAGTAAAGAACCCTTCACCTCTTATTAACCTACCGAAATTCGACATCATTGAAGGATTTACTCCCGATTATATGCATATGGCATTAGAAGGTGTTGCAAAGCAATTAACTTCTTATCATTTGGACGTTTTGAGCGACGATGTTATTAAAGCTCTTGATAACAAAATGAACATGATAACTATTCCTCAGCAAGCTTCTCGTTATTGTAGAAGATTAAGTTGTCGAAAAGATTGGAAGGCCCGGGAATGGGAAAATTTCGTCTTGTACTATAGtattgttatttttccatCTATCTTGAGCAGAAAAGCTATGCAGCACTGGTTACTATTTGTTGAAGccttatatatattattgaaaGATAATATTCATATTGACGAATTAAATAAAGCTGACGAAATGTTACATCAATTTGTAGGTGAAGTCCAAGAAATATACAATGTGAAAGCCATGACATATAATGTACATATTTTGTTACATGCAAGCAAAAGTGTATTGAATTGGGGACCTCTGTGGACGAATTCCACGTTTAGCTTCGAATCGGCTAATCAGCACCTCTTAAAAGCTATTAAGTGTGCTAAAGGTGTATCGCATCAAGTTGCAAGGTTCATAAACGTCTGCCACAGTTGTTCCGTAGTAGAAGAAAAAGTTATTCATCAAGCTGACGATGAtgttgtaaaatattgtaatgatATTCTATTAAGAAATGTCCAAAATGTTCATTTATCTAATAGtaacatattatattttaatcgatATAAAGCAGATGATAAACTGTTGCATTTATTACACTTATCTACACATTCTACTGAATTCTTCTATAAAATGGTTAAAAATCATTGTCTGTATGAATCACATCTGATATCAAAAACTCGTTCAAACAACTCATTTGCATTGCTGAAGGACGGGCAATTTATACGTATTGTTGCCTTTATAGATGATATCTCTGATGGTATTGAATTAACAGTATGCAATTATGTACAGACTAAAAACTGTTTTACAAGGGCCTACAAAGCATGTCAAGTAATAGAAAGAATTCACGAGGAAAATATAGCTATACCCACTAGTAGCATCGAGAAAATAGTAGTTTATATGAATGTAGACAAGATGTACTTATGTCCTATGCCAAACTTATTACATTACTGA
- the LOC116416222 gene encoding uncharacterized protein LOC116416222, whose protein sequence is MCALSLIFCDVQTIRSSILYKLLYIFTVLKKLRNNSLVMAKIKYACIITKDDPNKRYCKPVDVIYKSKKEKEHISPSNAQDFDESHVYQVYWRSCGSNCNIEDKCCSFYKAHIISLGESEDKTLEAANKRQKRFRLKKKLIQAVNQLKVRSRRKYKYPNRVNLLQVKEILLTPVMLSKSTKRAFYYKQESSFVSMMQMMMINLPMKV, encoded by the exons atgtgtgcGTTATCACTTATCTTTTGTGATGTGCAAACTATACGAAGtagtattttatataaattattatatatttttactgttttaaaaaaactacGTAATAATAGTTTAGTGATggctaaaataaaatacgcatgTATTATCACAAAAGATGATCCAAACAAAAGGTATTGTAAACCAGTTGATGTTATCTACAAAtctaaaaaggaaaaagaacaTATATCTCCATCTAATGCACAAGATTTTGATGAGAGTCACGTCTATCAAGTTTATTGGAGGTCGTGTGGAAGCAACTGTAACATTGAAGATAAATGTTGCTCATTTTACAAAGCTCATATTATCAGTCTAGGAG AATCTGAAGATAAGACATTAGAAGCAGCTAATAAAAGGCAAAAAAGATTtcgattaaagaaaaaattgataCAAGCTGTGAATCAACTGAAAGTACGGTCGAGGAGGAAGTACAAATATCC caaTCGAGTAAACTTGCTACAAGTAAAGGAAATATTATTAACTCCAGTAATGTTATCCAAAAGTACAAAAAGAgcattttattacaaacaaGAAAGCAGCTTTGTCTCGATGATGCAAATGATGATGATAAATCTACCGATGAaggtgtaa
- the LOC116416221 gene encoding uncharacterized protein LOC116416221 isoform X1 has protein sequence MKRYKQYLFDGDPAIIPRTAERHNLDLNTSDTEVQVETEENDLMDIEQDTFINTDAQSTVIEDINVENIYDGDVEDTTYGTTEWNWRIELSKIILNNELNNIYGKIGNLKEFIEHKAFFEKISTTMNKSRGEIFLMILKFSISNELSFSGLINLFKLINSMFETPILPDSRHIIDKLVNPKEGVEYHVVCQECSVYLGKIGDIPSSSICNVCNSTINLKNNTDSTFFTLINPAQQISDLISNHEDYFYYVTNQRVHKQGHISDVYDGKKYTEFVKSLPNEEKDNYVTAVFNTDGAPKFKCSQYSIWPLYLMINELPKEIRTNKLVVCGLLFTNKKPNMTVFLDKFVDLVNKCRVPIKIKNEQRTLKIYVQTCCVDAVARAPVQGLTQYNGKYGCNWCLHPGEYHGIMKYPLMNAPIELRNHNDTVSLMLEAVPGKPPVFGVKNPSPLINLPKFDIIEGFTPDYMHMALEGVAKQLTSYHLDVLSDDVIKALDNKMNMITIPQQASRYCRRLSCRKDWKAREWENFVLYYSIVIFPSILSRKAMQHWLLFVEALYILLKDNIHIDELNKADEMLHQFVGEVQEIYNVKAMTYNVHILLHASKSVLNWGPLWTNSTFSFESANQHLLKAIKCAKGVSHQVARFINVCHSCSVVEEKVIHQADDDVVKYCNDILLRNVQNVHLSNSNILYFNRYKADDKLLHLLHLSTHSTEFFYKMVKNHCLYESHLISKTRSNNSFALLKDGQFIRIVAFIDDISDGIELTVCNYVQTKNCFTRAYKACQVIERIHEENIAIPTSSIEKIVVYMNVDKMYLCPMPNLLHY, from the exons ATGAAGAGGTATaagcaatatttatttgaTGGAGATCCAGCTATTATACCGCGTACAGCTGAACGCCATAATCTTGATCTGAATACATCAGATACTGAAGtg CAGGTAGAGACAGAAGAAAATGATTTAATGGATATAGAGCAGGATACTTTTATCAATACTGATGCTCAGTCTACAGTTATAGAG GATATTAATGTAGAAAATATCTATGATGGAGACGTAGAAGATACAACGTACGGCACAACTGAATGGAATTGGAGAATCGAACTATCTAAAATAATTCTGAACAAtgaattgaataatatatatggCAAGATCGGTAATTTGAAGGAGTTTATTGAGCATAAagctttttttgaaaaaatttcaacaacaaTGAACAAAAGTAgaggagaaatttttttaatgattttgaaatttagtATTTCTAATGAGTTATCTTTCTCTGgcttgataaatttattcaagCTCATTAATAGTATGTTTGAGACTCCTATATTACCAGATTCGCgacatattattgataaaCTTGTCAATCCGAAAGAGGGTGTGGAATATCACGTTGTTTGTCAGGAATGTTCAGTATATTTAGGAAAAATTGGAGATATACCATCTAGTAGTATTTGTAATGTCTGCAATTCTACAATTAATCTTAAGAATAATACCGATTCAACCTTTTTTACCTTAATAAACCCGGCACAACAAATTTCGGATCTTATAAGTAATCATgaggattatttttattatgtaaCGAATCAAAGAGTGCATAAGCAAGGGCATATTAGTGATGTTTATGAtggtaaaaaatatactgaGTTCGTTAAATCGTTACCAAATGAAGAGAAAGATAATTATGTTACTGCAGTATTTAATACTGACGGAGCCCCGAAATTTAAGTGCTCTCAGTATTCTATTTGGCCACTGTATCTGATGATCAACGAACTACCGAAAGAAATTAGAACAAATAAACTAGTAGTATGCGGATTACTGTTTACTAATAAAAAACCAAACATGACagtatttttagataaattTGTAGATCTTGTTAATAAATGTCGAGTTcctattaaaataaaaaatgaacaacGAACTCTGAAAATTTATGTACAGACATGTTGTGTTGATGCTGTTGCCCGAGCTCCCGTTCAAGGCTTAACTCAGTACAATGGTAAATATGGATGTAATTGGTGCTTACATCCCGGAGAATATCATGGAATTATGAAATATCCATTAATGAATGCACCAATAGAACTTCGAAATCACAATGATACTGTGTCTCTCATGTTAGAAGCGGTTCCGGGGAAACCCCCGGTCTTCGGAGTAAAGAACCCTTCACCTCTTATTAACCTACCGAAATTCGACATCATTGAAGGATTTACTCCCGATTATATGCATATGGCATTAGAAGGTGTTGCAAAGCAATTAACTTCTTATCATTTGGACGTTTTGAGCGACGATGTTATTAAAGCTCTTGATAACAAAATGAACATGATAACTATTCCTCAGCAAGCTTCTCGTTATTGTAGAAGATTAAGTTGTCGAAAAGATTGGAAGGCCCGGGAATGGGAAAATTTCGTCTTGTACTATAGtattgttatttttccatCTATCTTGAGCAGAAAAGCTATGCAGCACTGGTTACTATTTGTTGAAGccttatatatattattgaaaGATAATATTCATATTGACGAATTAAATAAAGCTGACGAAATGTTACATCAATTTGTAGGTGAAGTCCAAGAAATATACAATGTGAAAGCCATGACATATAATGTACATATTTTGTTACATGCAAGCAAAAGTGTATTGAATTGGGGACCTCTGTGGACGAATTCCACGTTTAGCTTCGAATCGGCTAATCAGCACCTCTTAAAAGCTATTAAGTGTGCTAAAGGTGTATCGCATCAAGTTGCAAGGTTCATAAACGTCTGCCACAGTTGTTCCGTAGTAGAAGAAAAAGTTATTCATCAAGCTGACGATGAtgttgtaaaatattgtaatgatATTCTATTAAGAAATGTCCAAAATGTTCATTTATCTAATAGtaacatattatattttaatcgatATAAAGCAGATGATAAACTGTTGCATTTATTACACTTATCTACACATTCTACTGAATTCTTCTATAAAATGGTTAAAAATCATTGTCTGTATGAATCACATCTGATATCAAAAACTCGTTCAAACAACTCATTTGCATTGCTGAAGGACGGGCAATTTATACGTATTGTTGCCTTTATAGATGATATCTCTGATGGTATTGAATTAACAGTATGCAATTATGTACAGACTAAAAACTGTTTTACAAGGGCCTACAAAGCATGTCAAGTAATAGAAAGAATTCACGAGGAAAATATAGCTATACCCACTAGTAGCATCGAGAAAATAGTAGTTTATATGAATGTAGACAAGATGTACTTATGTCCTATGCCAAACTTATTACATTACTGA
- the LOC116416225 gene encoding uncharacterized protein LOC116416225, which yields MALTMIYSGINVAIPMSPTGSYVTLLSEDRNNLSTRFVQYWRLDSSVLPGTIRLQDGFEIFVLEKELLAIQNRWIDNVKEMIRKLFKTIIDGSKLKLMTPTGRSNTERIPECVYNAVFQFVNGKVTPENHCGDYRKVITKMCNGLRNPKKHEH from the exons ATGGCACTGACGATGATATAC AGTGGAATCAATGTTGCAATTCCCATGTCTCCTACTGGTAGCTATGTGACATTGCTATCAGAGGACAGAAATAATTTAAGTACTAGATTCGTTCAATATTGGAGATTAGACAGTTCAGTTCTGCCCGGAACT ATACGCTTGCAAGAtggttttgaaatatttgtattAGAAAAGGAATTGTTGGCAATACAGAACAGATGGATAGATAATGTCAAAGAAATGattagaaaattatttaaaacgaTTATTGATGGATCTAAGTTGAAGCTAATGACACCCACGGGAAGAAGCAACACTGAGAGAATACCGGAATGTGTCTACAACGCTGTTTTTC aaTTTGTTAATGGGAAAGTAACTCCTGAAAATCATTGCGGCGACTACAGAAAAGTAATTACGAAGATGTGTAATGGATTAAGAAACCCGAAAAAACACGAACACTAA